One window from the genome of Desulfobulbaceae bacterium encodes:
- a CDS encoding D-alanyl-D-alanine carboxypeptidase family protein — protein MNRRTFIKAVTGTIISSTSMGISLPALSAAGSLPQPNMHDGDIKDYLVKMRFFDLLHSDDVFVEGNDQTLLNSVVFRLMRIQLVIGHGNFHLAGFDEIINVAKTYSAIGQFTAEELAFLEKIFYRDASQYGFMGEKPCRNITDTIDRSKVVKIKNTGHFLYGNESLETFTKIKDDLGNDVILTSGLRGIAKQFLLFLDKARKNDSNLSLASRSLAPPGYSFHSVGDFDVGQADLGGENFSELFTSTEVYRKLLDHGYANLRYQKDNLVGVRFEPWHIKLV, from the coding sequence ATGAACAGACGAACATTTATAAAAGCCGTTACCGGAACCATCATCAGCAGCACATCGATGGGCATCTCTCTTCCAGCCCTGAGCGCTGCGGGGTCCCTGCCGCAACCCAATATGCATGATGGGGACATCAAAGACTATTTAGTCAAAATGCGTTTTTTTGATCTATTGCATAGCGACGACGTCTTCGTAGAGGGAAACGACCAGACCCTGTTAAACTCCGTGGTGTTCCGCCTAATGAGAATACAGCTGGTTATTGGACATGGAAATTTTCATCTTGCCGGGTTTGATGAAATTATTAACGTGGCAAAAACATATTCAGCTATAGGACAATTCACTGCAGAGGAACTCGCCTTTCTTGAGAAGATATTCTACAGAGATGCCTCTCAGTATGGCTTTATGGGAGAAAAACCCTGCCGGAACATTACCGACACCATTGACCGTTCCAAAGTTGTTAAAATCAAAAACACCGGCCATTTTCTCTATGGCAACGAGTCATTAGAAACATTTACGAAGATAAAAGATGATCTGGGCAACGATGTGATCCTCACTTCAGGGTTACGCGGCATTGCCAAACAGTTTTTGCTGTTCCTTGATAAGGCGAGAAAAAACGACAGTAACCTTTCTCTCGCTTCTCGTTCACTTGCTCCTCCAGGTTACTCATTCCACAGCGTTGGAGATTTTGATGTTGGCCAGGCAGACCTGGGAGGCGAAAATTTTTCAGAACTCTTCACCAGTACAGAAGTCTACAGGAAACTGCTTGATCACGGTTACGCAAACCTTAGATATCAGAAGGATAACCTCGTTGGTGTGCGTTTTGAACCGTGGCACATTAAGCTTGTTTAG